The following are from one region of the Lacinutrix sp. Bg11-31 genome:
- the rplB gene encoding 50S ribosomal protein L2, producing the protein MSVRKLKPITPGQRFRVVNGFDAITTDKPEKSLLAPKKRSGGRNSQGRMTMRYKGGGHKKRYRIIDFKRTKAGIPAEVASIQYDPNRTAFIALLNYQDGEKTYIIAQNGLQVGQTIVSGENVDPEIGNAMPLANIPLGTIISCIELRPGQGAVMARSAGAFAQLMARDGRFATVKLPSGETRLILVTCMATIGVVSNSDHQLLVSGKAGRSRWLGRRPRTRPVVMNPVDHPMGGGEGKSSGGHPRSRNGIPAKGFRTRSKTKASNKYIIERRKK; encoded by the coding sequence ATGTCAGTAAGAAAATTAAAACCAATCACACCAGGACAGCGATTTAGAGTTGTAAATGGATTTGACGCCATTACAACTGATAAGCCGGAGAAAAGTTTATTAGCTCCGAAAAAACGTTCAGGTGGTAGAAACAGTCAAGGTCGTATGACTATGCGCTACAAAGGTGGTGGTCATAAGAAAAGGTATCGTATTATCGATTTTAAGAGAACTAAAGCGGGTATTCCTGCTGAAGTTGCTTCAATTCAATATGATCCTAACCGTACAGCGTTTATCGCATTATTAAATTACCAAGATGGTGAGAAGACCTATATCATTGCTCAAAATGGTTTACAAGTTGGACAAACTATTGTTTCAGGTGAAAATGTAGATCCAGAAATTGGAAATGCAATGCCTTTAGCGAATATTCCACTAGGTACAATTATTTCTTGTATAGAATTACGTCCAGGACAAGGAGCTGTTATGGCTCGTAGTGCTGGTGCTTTTGCTCAGTTAATGGCAAGAGATGGTAGATTTGCAACTGTAAAATTACCTTCAGGTGAAACAAGATTAATCTTGGTTACTTGTATGGCAACAATTGGAGTAGTGTCTAATTCAGATCACCAATTATTAGTTTCTGGTAAAGCAGGTAGATCTAGATGGTTAGGTAGAAGACCAAGAACTAGACCAGTTGTAATGAATCCAGTCGATCACCCAATGGGTGGTGGAGAAGGTAAATCTTCTGGAGGACATCCACGTTCAAGAAACGGTATACCTGCTAAAGGATTTAGAACTCGTTCTAAAACTAAAGCAAGTAATAAATATATAATCGAACGTAGAAAAAAATAA
- the rplW gene encoding 50S ribosomal protein L23, giving the protein MNILIKPIITEKATANSELNNCFSFFVNTKANKVEIKKAVEAAYGVSVEKVRTINVRPDRSTKFTKTGIQHGKTNAKKKAIVQLAEGEIIDLYTNM; this is encoded by the coding sequence ATGAATATCTTAATTAAACCTATTATCACAGAAAAAGCAACTGCAAACAGTGAATTAAACAACTGTTTTAGCTTCTTCGTGAATACAAAGGCGAACAAGGTAGAAATTAAAAAAGCAGTGGAAGCTGCTTATGGAGTTTCTGTTGAAAAAGTTCGTACTATAAATGTCCGTCCAGATAGAAGTACTAAGTTTACAAAAACTGGTATTCAACATGGTAAAACTAACGCAAAGAAAAAAGCGATAGTACAGCTGGCGGAAGGTGAGATAATTGATTTATACACTAACATGTAA
- the rplD gene encoding 50S ribosomal protein L4 yields the protein MKVAVLDINGKETGRKADLSSDVFAIEPNNHAVYLDVKQYLANQRQGTHKSKERAEITGSTRKIKKQKGTGTARAGSIKSGVFRGGGRMFGPRPRSYSIKLNKNLKRLARKSAFSIKASEKEIIVLEDFNFDSPKTKNFTNILKALDLQNKKSLFVLGASNNNVYLSSRNLKGSDVVLASELSTYKILKASKVVLLEGALEGIVTNLSK from the coding sequence ATGAAAGTAGCAGTTTTAGATATAAACGGAAAAGAAACAGGTAGAAAGGCAGACCTTTCTAGCGATGTTTTTGCTATTGAGCCTAATAATCATGCAGTGTATTTGGATGTTAAACAATATTTAGCAAACCAAAGACAAGGTACTCACAAATCGAAAGAAAGAGCTGAGATTACTGGATCTACACGTAAGATTAAGAAGCAAAAAGGAACTGGTACAGCTCGTGCAGGTTCTATTAAGTCGGGTGTTTTTAGAGGAGGTGGACGTATGTTCGGACCAAGACCTAGAAGTTATTCAATCAAACTTAATAAAAACCTAAAACGATTAGCTCGTAAATCAGCTTTTAGTATTAAGGCAAGTGAGAAAGAAATTATTGTTTTAGAAGACTTTAATTTTGACTCTCCAAAGACTAAAAATTTCACTAATATTTTGAAAGCTTTAGACTTACAAAACAAAAAATCACTCTTTGTGTTGGGTGCTTCAAATAATAATGTATATTTGTCGTCACGCAATTTAAAAGGCTCTGATGTGGTACTAGCCTCAGAACTAAGTACTTATAAAATTCTAAAAGCAAGTAAAGTAGTGCTTTTAGAAGGAGCTTTAGAAGGAATTGTAACGAATTTAAGTAAATAA
- the rplC gene encoding 50S ribosomal protein L3, producing MSGLIGKKIGMTSIFDENGKNMPCTVIEAGPCIVTQVRTEEVDGYTAIQLGFDDATEKSATKADLGHVKKAGTSVKRKIVEFQGFDEEYKLGDAITVDHFKEGEFVDVAGTSKGKGFQGVVKRHGFAGVGQATHGQHNRLRAPGSIGAASYPARVFKGMKMAGRMGGDTIKVQNLRVLKVVAEKNLLVVKGCVPGHKNAYVIIRK from the coding sequence ATGTCTGGGTTAATTGGAAAAAAAATCGGTATGACCAGCATCTTCGATGAAAATGGTAAAAATATGCCATGTACAGTAATCGAAGCTGGACCATGTATCGTTACCCAAGTCAGAACTGAAGAAGTTGACGGCTATACAGCTATTCAACTAGGTTTCGATGACGCGACAGAAAAAAGTGCTACTAAAGCGGACTTAGGTCACGTGAAAAAAGCAGGAACTTCTGTAAAACGCAAAATCGTAGAATTTCAAGGTTTTGATGAGGAGTACAAATTAGGTGATGCAATAACTGTAGATCACTTTAAAGAAGGTGAATTTGTTGATGTTGCAGGAACATCAAAAGGTAAAGGATTTCAAGGTGTTGTAAAACGTCATGGTTTTGCTGGTGTGGGTCAAGCTACTCACGGTCAACATAACCGTTTAAGAGCGCCAGGATCTATTGGAGCTGCATCTTATCCAGCAAGAGTCTTCAAAGGAATGAAGATGGCAGGAAGAATGGGTGGAGACACTATAAAAGTTCAAAATTTAAGAGTTTTAAAAGTAGTTGCTGAAAAGAATCTACTTGTGGTTAAAGGATGTGTTCCTGGCCATAAAAACGCTTATGTAATTATTAGAAAATAA
- the rpsJ gene encoding 30S ribosomal protein S10 yields MSQKIRIKLKSYDHNLVDKSADKIVKTVKSTGAVVTGPIPLPTHKKIFTVLRSPHVNKKSREQFQLSSYKRLLDIYSSSSKTIDALMKLELPSGVEVEIKV; encoded by the coding sequence ATGAGTCAAAAAATTAGAATAAAATTAAAGTCTTACGATCATAACTTAGTAGACAAGTCTGCTGATAAGATTGTAAAAACAGTAAAAAGTACAGGTGCTGTTGTAACTGGGCCAATTCCATTACCAACACACAAGAAAATTTTCACTGTATTACGTTCACCTCACGTTAACAAAAAGTCTAGAGAACAATTTCAATTAAGCTCTTATAAGAGATTATTAGATATTTACTCTTCATCTTCTAAAACTATTGATGCTCTAATGAAGTTAGAGTTACCAAGTGGTGTTGAAGTAGAAATCAAAGTTTAA
- the fusA gene encoding elongation factor G, whose product MARDLRLTRNIGIAAHIDAGKTTTTERVLYYTGVSHKIGEVHDGAATMDWMEQEQERGITITSAATTCEWVFPKENGEPTAEAQGYHFNIIDTPGHVDFTVEVNRSLRVLDGLVFLFSAVDGVEPQSETNWRLADNYKVPRIGFVNKMDRQGSDFLGVCQQVKDMLKSNAVPIVLNIGDEENFKGIIDLVKNRAIVWHDETQGATFDVIEIPEELKEESRKYRALLIEEVASYDENLLEKFMEDEDSITEEEVHAALRAAVMDMAIIPMICGSAFKNKGVQFLLDAVCRYLPSPMDKEGIVGINPDTDEQVIRKPSVKEPFAALAFKIATDPFVGRLAFFRAYSGRLDAGSYVLNNRSGKKERISRIYQMHANKQNAIDYIEAGDIGAAVGFKSIKTGDTLSDQDHPIVLESMDFPDPVIGIAVEPKTKADVDKLGIGLAKLAEEDPTFTVRSDEASGQTIISGMGELHLDVIVDRLRREFNVEVNQGQPQVEYKEAITQAADHREVYKKQSGGRGKFADIVFTVEPADEGVVGLQFQSVIKGGNVPKEFIPSIEKGFKQAMINGPLAGFEVDAMKVTLRDGSYHDVDSDQLSFELAAKLGFKNCAKAAKAVIMEPIMKLEVITPEENMGDIVGDLNRRRGMMEGMGDRAGAKTIKATVPLSEMFGYVTTLRTLSSGRATSTMEFSHYAQTPSNVSEEVIKAAKGEQS is encoded by the coding sequence ATGGCAAGAGATTTAAGATTAACAAGAAACATAGGGATTGCGGCTCATATTGATGCTGGTAAAACAACAACGACAGAGCGTGTTCTTTATTATACAGGAGTTTCACATAAAATTGGTGAAGTGCATGATGGTGCTGCAACAATGGATTGGATGGAGCAAGAACAGGAACGTGGTATTACTATTACGTCTGCAGCTACAACTTGTGAATGGGTGTTTCCGAAGGAAAATGGTGAGCCAACAGCAGAAGCTCAAGGTTATCATTTTAATATTATTGATACACCAGGTCACGTAGATTTTACTGTAGAAGTAAATAGATCTTTACGTGTATTAGATGGTTTAGTGTTCTTATTTAGTGCAGTTGATGGTGTTGAGCCGCAATCAGAAACTAACTGGAGATTAGCAGACAACTATAAAGTGCCAAGAATTGGTTTCGTTAATAAAATGGACCGTCAAGGATCAGATTTTTTAGGTGTTTGTCAGCAAGTAAAAGATATGTTGAAGTCTAACGCGGTACCAATAGTTTTAAACATTGGTGACGAGGAAAACTTTAAAGGTATTATAGATTTAGTAAAAAATCGTGCTATAGTATGGCATGATGAAACTCAAGGGGCTACTTTCGATGTTATTGAAATTCCTGAAGAGTTAAAAGAAGAGTCTCGTAAGTATCGTGCGCTTTTAATTGAAGAAGTTGCAAGTTATGATGAGAATCTTTTAGAGAAATTTATGGAAGATGAAGATTCTATTACAGAAGAAGAAGTGCATGCTGCACTTAGAGCTGCTGTAATGGATATGGCTATTATTCCAATGATTTGTGGTTCTGCGTTTAAAAACAAAGGTGTTCAGTTTCTATTAGATGCTGTATGTCGTTATCTACCTTCTCCAATGGATAAGGAAGGTATTGTTGGAATTAATCCAGATACAGACGAGCAAGTTATACGTAAACCAAGTGTTAAGGAGCCTTTCGCTGCATTGGCATTTAAAATTGCTACAGATCCTTTCGTAGGGCGTTTAGCGTTTTTTAGAGCTTATTCAGGCCGTTTAGATGCTGGTTCTTATGTGTTAAATAATCGTTCTGGTAAAAAAGAACGTATCTCACGTATCTATCAAATGCATGCTAACAAGCAAAATGCAATTGATTATATAGAAGCTGGAGATATTGGAGCTGCTGTTGGATTTAAATCTATTAAAACAGGGGATACACTTTCAGATCAAGATCATCCTATCGTTTTAGAGTCTATGGACTTTCCAGATCCAGTAATTGGTATCGCGGTAGAGCCTAAAACTAAAGCAGATGTAGATAAATTAGGTATAGGCTTAGCTAAATTAGCTGAAGAAGATCCTACGTTTACTGTGCGTTCAGACGAAGCTTCAGGACAGACTATAATATCAGGTATGGGTGAACTTCACCTTGACGTTATTGTAGACCGTTTAAGACGTGAGTTTAATGTTGAAGTAAATCAAGGTCAACCTCAAGTTGAATATAAAGAGGCTATTACTCAGGCAGCAGATCATAGAGAAGTTTATAAAAAACAATCTGGTGGTCGTGGTAAATTCGCAGATATCGTGTTTACTGTAGAACCAGCTGACGAAGGTGTTGTAGGTCTTCAGTTTCAATCAGTTATTAAAGGTGGTAATGTTCCTAAAGAATTTATCCCTTCAATTGAAAAAGGGTTTAAGCAAGCAATGATTAACGGACCTTTAGCAGGTTTTGAAGTAGATGCAATGAAAGTTACTTTACGTGACGGTTCTTATCACGATGTGGATTCGGATCAATTATCTTTCGAATTAGCTGCTAAATTAGGATTTAAAAACTGTGCTAAAGCTGCAAAAGCTGTAATCATGGAACCTATAATGAAACTAGAAGTTATTACTCCTGAAGAAAACATGGGTGATATTGTAGGTGATTTAAATAGAAGAAGAGGTATGATGGAAGGTATGGGAGACCGTGCAGGCGCAAAAACAATAAAAGCTACAGTGCCGCTTTCTGAAATGTTTGGATATGTAACAACATTAAGAACATTATCTTCTGGTAGAGCAACGTCAACAATGGAATTTTCACACTATGCTCAAACACCTTCAAATGTATCTGAAGAAGTGATAAAAGCAGCTAAAGGAGAACAATCTTAA
- the rpsG gene encoding 30S ribosomal protein S7 yields MRKRAAKKRPLLPDPRFNDQLVTRFVNMMMWDGKKSVAFKVFYDAIDIVESKKTDEEKTGLEIWKEALSNVMPHVEVRSRRVGGATFQIPNPIRADRKVSTAMKWLISYSRKRNEKSMAQRLASEVLAAAKEEGAAVKKRVDTHKMAEANKAFSHFRF; encoded by the coding sequence ATGAGAAAAAGAGCAGCGAAAAAAAGACCGCTTTTGCCAGATCCTCGTTTTAACGATCAATTAGTGACTCGTTTTGTAAACATGATGATGTGGGATGGTAAGAAGTCAGTAGCTTTTAAAGTATTTTACGATGCAATAGATATCGTAGAGTCTAAAAAGACAGACGAAGAGAAAACAGGTTTAGAAATCTGGAAAGAAGCATTGTCTAACGTTATGCCTCACGTAGAAGTGCGTAGTCGTAGAGTTGGTGGAGCTACATTCCAAATTCCAAATCCTATACGTGCCGATCGTAAAGTTTCAACAGCAATGAAATGGTTAATTAGCTATTCTAGAAAAAGAAACGAAAAATCTATGGCGCAACGTTTAGCATCTGAGGTTTTAGCAGCAGCTAAAGAAGAAGGAGCAGCGGTTAAGAAAAGAGTAGATACTCATAAGATGGCTGAAGCAAACAAAGCATTCTCTCACTTTAGATTTTAA
- the rpsL gene encoding 30S ribosomal protein S12: protein MPTISQLVRKGRAKITKKSKSAALDSCPQRRGVCTRVYTTTPKKPNSAMRKVARVRLTNGNEVNAYIGGEGHNLQEHSIVLVRGGRVKDLPGVRYHIVRGALDTAGVDGRTQRRSKYGAKRPKK, encoded by the coding sequence ATGCCAACAATTTCACAATTAGTAAGAAAAGGAAGAGCCAAAATAACCAAGAAGAGTAAATCGGCTGCTTTAGATTCTTGTCCGCAAAGACGTGGTGTGTGTACTCGTGTTTATACAACGACACCTAAAAAACCTAACTCAGCAATGCGTAAGGTAGCAAGGGTTCGTTTAACAAACGGTAACGAGGTTAATGCATACATCGGTGGTGAAGGACATAATTTACAAGAGCACTCGATAGTATTGGTTAGAGGTGGAAGGGTAAAAGATTTACCAGGAGTTAGATATCACATTGTACGTGGAGCATTAGATACCGCAGGTGTTGATGGTCGTACGCAACGTAGATCTAAGTATGGTGCTAAACGCCCTAAGAAGTAA
- a CDS encoding POTRA domain-containing protein: MSLKITGSNEKETTIITNFGYKQNHFDYNSIINEANSFHEKIIKTGYIESKRLLIKKNNDSSFQIKFQLKNKYETIEINYDSTKIKKSLISSVYKESSSNYFVVPFNNIEETLEHINIKIANNGFPFTKVKLSEIKIKDKKTLVAQLIIEKEENKRSLDKIVIKGYEKFPKSYLRRYLKIKPNKVFNIETIKNKMIALNNLRFAEQTKESEVLFTKDSTTLYIYLQKSQSNTFDGFLGFSTNEETNKLDFNGYIDLELNNNLNYGETFNLLYKSDESEQKNFEAILNLPYLFSTPIGTEISLKILKRDSSFTSVNQKASVFYQLNSKNRVFLGIESTESSNLLENKNNSPITDYKSNLYNLKYIFENRWVSNSLFQIKNRVKLELGLGKRKTDLYNEGQEKITIDAFHSFQLNLKNSFFTRINGALLNSDSYFENELFRFGGINSIRGFTENSVLASRYIILNTEYRYKLSNSIYAHTILDFSNFENKLSKTKENLYGFGLGFGIKTKAGLLKFNFANGKTETQSFQFSNSKIHLSLVSIF; the protein is encoded by the coding sequence TTGAGTTTAAAAATCACTGGTTCAAATGAAAAAGAAACTACAATAATTACAAATTTCGGCTATAAGCAAAACCACTTTGATTATAATTCAATTATTAATGAAGCAAATTCGTTTCATGAGAAAATAATTAAAACTGGCTATATTGAGAGCAAGCGTTTATTAATAAAAAAAAATAACGACAGTTCTTTTCAAATTAAATTTCAATTAAAAAACAAATATGAAACTATTGAGATAAATTACGATTCAACTAAAATAAAAAAAAGCTTAATAAGTTCGGTCTATAAAGAAAGCTCCAGTAATTATTTTGTAGTCCCTTTTAATAATATAGAAGAAACACTTGAACATATTAATATCAAAATCGCTAATAATGGCTTTCCATTTACAAAGGTCAAGCTTTCAGAAATTAAAATCAAAGACAAGAAAACCTTAGTAGCACAACTAATCATTGAAAAAGAAGAAAACAAGCGCAGTTTAGACAAAATAGTCATTAAAGGCTATGAGAAATTTCCTAAATCTTATTTAAGAAGGTATTTAAAAATTAAGCCTAACAAAGTTTTTAATATTGAAACAATAAAGAACAAAATGATTGCGCTAAATAATTTACGCTTTGCGGAACAAACCAAAGAGTCTGAAGTTTTATTTACAAAAGACTCAACTACCTTATATATATACCTTCAAAAATCGCAGAGTAATACTTTTGATGGCTTCTTAGGGTTTAGCACAAATGAAGAAACAAATAAATTAGATTTTAATGGTTACATAGATTTAGAATTAAATAATAATCTAAATTATGGAGAAACTTTCAACCTACTTTATAAAAGTGATGAAAGCGAACAAAAAAATTTCGAAGCAATACTAAACCTACCTTATTTATTCTCAACTCCAATTGGAACAGAGATTTCATTAAAAATATTAAAAAGAGATAGTTCCTTTACATCCGTAAATCAAAAAGCTAGCGTATTTTATCAATTGAATTCAAAAAACAGAGTGTTTTTAGGAATTGAAAGTACCGAATCTAGCAACCTATTAGAAAATAAAAACAATTCTCCAATAACAGACTACAAAAGTAATCTCTACAATCTTAAATATATTTTTGAAAACAGATGGGTTTCAAATTCGTTATTTCAAATAAAGAATAGAGTAAAATTAGAATTAGGTTTAGGTAAACGAAAAACAGATCTTTATAATGAAGGTCAAGAAAAAATAACTATAGATGCATTCCATAGTTTTCAACTTAACTTAAAAAATAGTTTTTTTACAAGAATAAATGGAGCCTTATTGAATTCGGATTCCTATTTTGAAAATGAACTCTTCAGATTTGGCGGCATAAACTCCATAAGAGGTTTTACAGAAAATAGCGTACTTGCAAGTCGCTATATTATTCTAAATACAGAATACAGGTACAAATTAAGCAATAGTATATACGCGCACACAATATTAGATTTCTCTAATTTTGAAAACAAATTATCTAAGACTAAAGAAAATCTATATGGTTTTGGATTAGGGTTTGGTATTAAAACAAAAGCAGGGTTATTAAAATTCAATTTTGCAAATGGTAAAACAGAAACACAAAGTTTTCAATTTTCTAATAGTAAAATACACCTCAGTTTAGTCTCTATATTTTAG
- a CDS encoding SusC/RagA family TonB-linked outer membrane protein, whose translation MKTKFSGILTLLLAFVVQLSFAQGKTISGTISDGDNLPLPGVNVVVKGTSNGTTTDFDGNYSISANTGDVLVFSFVGNNEEKTVGANNKISFTMLENQLEEVVITALGIKKAEKAIGYSVQKVSGDGLTEAREGNLVNALSGKAAGIQVTNSSGSVGASSRIVLRGNSTITGNNQPLFVVDGVPLDNSSYSSAGSGGGRDLPNGAADINPDDIESISVLKGPNAAALYGVRGANGVIVITTKSGGNKDGSFSVNINSNATFSNPLKLPSYQNSYGQGGDTNYFEFVDGASGGIGDGVDESWGPALDVGLEFVQWNSQLNGGQALPWVSNPDNVKDFFDTGVALSNSISVTKGGQGGSMRFSLGKSEQDGMVPFTELNRLNLGFNGKMDLGKKFHGGMSMSYINSESDNLPTGGYNNENPMQQFIWSARQVNFSDLRDWRNFPLAPSNTAAAGTPLNWNHNFQNNPYWILENNRNTFAKNRYVGNIYFTYDFSDKFSATAKYSRDQYAQAESIIKAKGSNESPDGAYTEVKRDYTEANIELLLSYNTDLSDDFTLSLNAGTNGMKRNYSSLIGSAPGLELPGLYNLSNILTGATPTYSNYSSERRINSVYGFGSIGYNDYLFLEFSGRNDWASVLPVANNSFFYPSVSLSAIVSDMVELDGAKIDYLKLRGGWSKVGSTGALGPYNLNQTYGLSNNAFGNQASTPNTRFSNTLTPETVTGYEAGIDVRMFNSKIKFSATYYNQLSTDLLLPIQLSASTGVTSAWKNAGEMENKGIELSLGATVIENDNFKLGVDFNWAKNKNEVVSLGGLDSYILGSQWGVRLEARPGQPYGVLVGRGFERNDSGQVIYENGLPKIDDTYKVLGDIAPDWTGGVSLNMQYKGFTLNTLVDAKIGGDVHSMSYAWGRYAGTLEETLEGRETGVVGNGVMSDGSGGYVQNNVVTTAKLFNQNAFGNGVEESAIFDASYVKLRSVSIGYSLPQSLLKGTFISNAKFAVVGRNLAILHSNVPHIDPETGFSSGNGEQGQEFGQIPSARSIGFNVNLSF comes from the coding sequence ATGAAAACAAAGTTTAGTGGAATTTTAACGCTATTACTAGCGTTTGTTGTGCAACTCTCGTTCGCACAAGGGAAAACAATTTCAGGTACAATCTCCGATGGAGACAATTTACCCTTACCTGGAGTAAATGTTGTTGTTAAAGGTACAAGTAATGGTACGACAACAGATTTTGACGGTAATTATTCAATTTCAGCAAATACAGGAGATGTATTAGTATTCTCTTTTGTTGGAAACAATGAAGAAAAAACTGTTGGAGCTAATAACAAAATCAGTTTTACAATGCTTGAAAATCAACTTGAAGAAGTTGTAATTACAGCCCTTGGTATCAAGAAAGCTGAAAAAGCAATTGGTTATTCTGTTCAAAAAGTATCAGGTGATGGACTTACTGAAGCTAGAGAAGGAAACTTAGTAAATGCACTTTCTGGTAAAGCTGCAGGTATTCAAGTAACTAACAGTTCTGGTAGTGTAGGTGCTTCTTCAAGAATAGTATTAAGAGGTAACTCTACTATTACTGGTAACAACCAACCTCTATTTGTTGTTGATGGTGTACCATTAGACAATTCTAGTTATAGTTCTGCCGGTTCTGGTGGAGGTAGAGATTTACCTAATGGAGCTGCAGACATTAATCCTGATGACATTGAATCAATCTCGGTTTTAAAAGGACCTAATGCTGCTGCATTATATGGAGTTCGTGGTGCTAATGGTGTAATTGTTATTACAACTAAATCAGGAGGTAATAAAGATGGTTCATTTAGCGTAAATATTAACTCTAATGCAACTTTTTCTAACCCTCTAAAACTTCCAAGTTACCAAAATTCTTATGGTCAAGGTGGAGACACAAACTATTTTGAATTTGTAGATGGTGCTAGTGGAGGAATTGGTGATGGTGTTGATGAAAGTTGGGGACCTGCTTTAGACGTTGGACTTGAATTTGTTCAATGGAACTCTCAATTAAATGGAGGACAAGCATTACCATGGGTATCTAACCCAGATAACGTTAAAGACTTTTTCGATACAGGAGTAGCTTTAAGTAATAGTATTAGTGTTACTAAAGGTGGTCAAGGTGGATCAATGAGATTTTCTTTAGGAAAAAGTGAACAAGATGGAATGGTGCCTTTTACTGAATTAAACAGATTAAATCTTGGATTTAACGGTAAAATGGATTTAGGAAAGAAATTTCACGGAGGTATGTCTATGAGTTATATTAACTCTGAAAGTGATAACTTACCAACAGGTGGTTATAACAACGAAAACCCAATGCAACAATTTATCTGGTCTGCTAGACAAGTGAATTTTTCTGATTTAAGAGATTGGAGAAACTTCCCTTTAGCGCCTTCTAATACTGCAGCTGCAGGAACACCTTTAAACTGGAATCATAATTTCCAAAATAATCCTTATTGGATTTTAGAAAACAATAGGAATACATTTGCAAAAAATCGTTATGTAGGAAACATTTATTTCACTTACGATTTCTCTGACAAATTTAGTGCTACAGCAAAATACAGTAGAGATCAATATGCTCAAGCAGAAAGTATTATTAAAGCAAAAGGATCAAATGAGTCTCCAGACGGAGCTTACACAGAGGTAAAAAGAGATTATACTGAAGCAAACATAGAACTGTTATTATCTTATAATACAGATTTATCTGACGACTTCACACTATCTCTTAATGCAGGTACTAATGGAATGAAAAGAAATTATTCTTCTTTAATTGGTAGTGCTCCTGGATTAGAGCTTCCTGGTTTATATAATTTATCTAACATTTTAACAGGTGCCACACCTACTTATTCTAACTATTCATCTGAAAGACGTATTAATAGTGTTTACGGATTTGGTTCTATAGGATATAATGATTATTTATTTTTAGAATTTTCAGGAAGAAATGATTGGGCTTCGGTATTACCTGTAGCAAACAATTCATTCTTTTATCCTTCAGTTTCTTTATCTGCAATTGTATCAGATATGGTAGAATTGGATGGAGCTAAAATTGATTATCTTAAATTAAGAGGTGGTTGGTCTAAAGTTGGTAGTACAGGTGCATTAGGACCATACAACTTAAACCAAACTTACGGATTATCTAATAATGCTTTTGGTAATCAAGCATCAACACCTAACACAAGATTTAGTAATACATTAACTCCTGAGACTGTAACTGGTTATGAAGCTGGTATAGATGTTAGAATGTTTAATAGTAAAATTAAATTTAGTGCTACTTACTACAATCAGTTAAGTACAGATTTATTATTACCAATACAGTTATCTGCTTCAACAGGTGTTACAAGCGCATGGAAAAATGCAGGTGAAATGGAGAATAAAGGTATTGAGTTATCTTTAGGAGCTACAGTTATTGAAAATGACAATTTCAAATTAGGTGTTGATTTCAATTGGGCTAAAAACAAAAACGAAGTAGTTTCTTTAGGAGGACTTGATTCTTACATTTTAGGTAGCCAATGGGGAGTTAGACTTGAAGCAAGACCTGGACAACCTTATGGTGTTCTTGTAGGTCGTGGTTTCGAGAGAAACGACTCTGGTCAAGTAATATATGAGAATGGATTACCTAAAATAGATGATACTTATAAAGTTTTAGGAGATATTGCTCCAGACTGGACTGGTGGTGTAAGTCTTAATATGCAATATAAAGGTTTTACATTAAATACATTAGTTGATGCCAAAATAGGAGGAGATGTACATAGTATGTCTTACGCTTGGGGTAGATATGCTGGTACTTTAGAAGAAACTTTAGAAGGAAGAGAAACTGGTGTTGTTGGTAATGGTGTAATGTCAGACGGTTCTGGAGGTTATGTTCAAAACAACGTTGTAACTACTGCTAAATTATTTAACCAAAATGCTTTTGGTAACGGTGTTGAAGAAAGTGCAATTTTTGATGCATCTTATGTTAAATTAAGATCTGTATCAATTGGTTATTCTTTACCTCAAAGTTTACTTAAAGGAACATTTATCTCTAACGCTAAATTTGCAGTAGTAGGTAGAAATTTAGCAATACTACATTCTAATGTTCCACATATTGATCCAGAGACTGGTTTCAGTAGTGGTAACGGAGAACAAGGGCAAGAATTTGGTCAAATACCATCTGCTCGTTCTATTGGATTTAACGTTAACTTATCATTTTAA